In Tautonia marina, the genomic stretch TATGGCAGGGGCGAGAGGGACAGATAGATCCAGTCTCGCGACGGGTCATAGCGTCCGGCCGCGCCGCTGCCGACCTTCTTCTCGGAGAATGCGAGGGTCTGGGAGAGGCCGTCGGTGAACGATGCCGGCGACAACATCGACCAGTGGGAGAACGCCCCGTCCTCGGAACCGGGCCGGTTCCGGCGGCGGTCGCCCAGCCCCCAGTTCGTCCGGTAATTGATGCGCCCCGGGACGTCGGCCGGACCCGAATCGGACGGGCAGATGAAGCCGGCGACGTGGGTCGTCAACGCCGTCCAGTTCGCGGGCGGGAAATGGTCGAAATAACGCATGTGAAGATCGTGATTGATCGAGTCGTAGACGTTTCCCAGTTCGAGATGGGGGAGCAACTGGGAGACGGCCGGCAGGTATCCGATGGGCGGCGGCCCGTCCAGGCGGTGGTGCGGGTCGGCGGGGAAGCCCCCATTGGCGGCCTCGAACTGATGGGTCGCGAGCCCGAGTTGCTTGAGGTTGTTCGTGCATCGGGCCCGTCGCGCCGCCTCCCTGGCCGACTGGACGGCCGGGAGCACCAGGCCGGCGAGGATCCCGATCACGGCGACGACGACGAGCAGCTCGATCAGCGTCAGCGCCGACCTCGGCCGGGTCATCCGGCGGGGACCAATCATGACCTGGGGCTCCCGTTCTGGCAATCTCAACTGATCAAGTCACGCCGAATCTTTGAAGCGTTAGGGGAGGTCACAACCGAGATCCGGTCGCGGTCGCATGACGGAAGTCCTCCTCCGAAATGAGGTGATCGTTCCACGGATTCACGATCGGCCTGGACGAGCCTCGTCCCACATCCGGCCCCCCTTGAGGAAGAACCAGACGCCGATCGCGGCGAGCACGACGAGGCCGAGGCCGATCACCCAGGCCGGTCGCCCCTGCCCCGACGAGGGCAGGTGAACCGTTGCCTGCGCGGGCGAGGGAAGCTCCATCGGCGGCTCGATGGTGTCCGACGCCGAAGGGTCGTAGTTCGTGAGGAACTCCTGCGCGGAAGTCTTCTCTGAGAGCGGGATGGCGCGATTCAAGACGCGGTCATGGACCCTCGTGGAGGCGGGCAGCTCGATGGCCAGGGCGTCGGCGACCTCGTCGGGGCGGAAG encodes the following:
- a CDS encoding DUF1559 family PulG-like putative transporter; this encodes MIGPRRMTRPRSALTLIELLVVVAVIGILAGLVLPAVQSAREAARRARCTNNLKQLGLATHQFEAANGGFPADPHHRLDGPPPIGYLPAVSQLLPHLELGNVYDSINHDLHMRYFDHFPPANWTALTTHVAGFICPSDSGPADVPGRINYRTNWGLGDRRRNRPGSEDGAFSHWSMLSPASFTDGLSQTLAFSEKKVGSGAAGRYDPSRDWIYLSLSPLPYEADSLVETCANQGGIRTVQLDGGHAWLLHGAMYTAFYAMVEPNSRIPDCGNPNYAGIGVFAARSDHPGGVNAAMADGSVRWFSSSIDRATWRALGTRNGGEIISHSE